From ANME-2 cluster archaeon:
ATGCCATGGTTGGAGCAGGCATAGATGCTGGCAATATTACTACTTTCATCGAAGAGGGAGACCCGGCTGAGCAGATAGTGGAGACTGCAGAATTAAGGGGTATGGACAGGATCGTGATAGGGACGCATGTCAAGACCGGGCTCAAGAAGCTGACCGGAAGCGTTACCGAAAAGGTGCTGCGCCATTCCAGGGTGCTGGTGCTGGTTGTGCCTCCAAAATTTGAAATAAAATGAAACCGTATTCAATCTGGCAGGGGTGAAATATTATGGATAAGCCGTATCTGGCTGCTGTTGATATCGGTGGGACAAAGATAACAGTTAGCATTGCGGACATAAGCAGGATACTGGTCAAGGTGTACCAACCTGTGCATCTTGAGGGTGACAACCTGGCAGTACCAGCACAGGTAGATTTCCTGGTTGGGCATGCCTGTGAGCAGATTGGTATCGAAAGGGATGAAATTACCGCACTCGGGGTCAGCACCTGCGGTCCCTTTGGAATACGGGATGGCGAACTTGTGCTGGTGGCACCCAACCTG
This genomic window contains:
- a CDS encoding universal stress protein, with translation MKILIPIDGSAGSKTAAKVGLRIAKTHSANIILLHVISATGQKRKKWMEEGAKKLLSVYKDAMVGAGIDAGNITTFIEEGDPAEQIVETAELRGMDRIVIGTHVKTGLKKLTGSVTEKVLRHSRVLVLVVPPKFEIK